The following DNA comes from Mycolicibacterium lutetiense.
TCATCCTGGGCGTCGTGTCCCCGGTCGGCGATCAGGGCGGCGACATCGCCCGCACCGCCGGGCTGGTGGCCAAGCTGCCCGAGACCACCGGTGGATTCCAGCTCAACCGCTTCTGCGCGTCGGGCCTGGAGGCCGTCAACCTGGCCGCCCAGAAGGTCCGTTCCGGCTGGGACGACCTGGTGCTGGCCGGCGGCGTCGAGTCGATGAGCCGCGTCCCTATGGGTTCGGACGGCGGTGCCTGGGCGTCTGACCCGGAGACCAACTACCGCATCGGCTTCGTCCCGCAGGGCATCGGCGCGGACCTGATCGCCACCATCGAGGGCTTCTCCCGCGACGACGTCGACGCCTACGCGGCGCGGTCGCAGGACAAGGCCGCCGCGGCCTGGTCCGGCGGCTACTTCGCCAAGTCGGTCATTCCGGTCAAGGACCAGAACGGCCTTGTCGTCCTGGACCACGACGAGCACATGCGTCCCGGCACCACTGCGGCTGATCTGGGCAAGCTCAAGTCGGCCTTCGAGGGCCTGGGCGCCATGGGTGGCTTCGATGACGTGGCGCTGCAGAAGTACCACTTCGTCGAGAAGATCAACCACGTCCACACCGGCGGCAACAGCTCGGGCATCGTCGACGGCGCCGGCCTGCTGCTGATCGGCAGTGAGAGTGCAGGGGCATCCCAGAACCTGACCCCGCGCGCCCGCATCGTGGCCACCGCCACCAGCGGCGCCGACCCGGTCATCATGCTGACCGGTCCCACTCCGGCCACCAAGAAGGTGCTCGACCGGGCCGGCCTGACCGTCGATGACATCGACCTGTTCGAGCTGAACGAGGCGTTCGCCTCGGTGGTGCTGAAGTTCCAGAAGGACCTCAACATCCCGGACGAGAAGCTCAACGTCAACGGTGGCGCCATCGCGATGGGTCACCCGCTGGGCGCCACCGGCGCCATGATCACCGGAACCATGGTCGACGAGCTCGAGCGCCGCGGCGCTCGGCGTGCCCTGATCACGCTGTGCATCGGCGGCGGCATGGGTGTGGCCACCATCATCGAGCGCGTGTAGGGAGACGAGACAACATGGCTGAGAACACCATTCAGTGGGACAAGGATGCCGATGGCATCGTCACCCTGACGATGGACGACCCGACCGGTTCGGCCAACGTGATGAACGAGCACTACAAAGAGTCCATGCACAACGCCGTGGAACGGCTTGTTGCGGAACAGGATTCGATCACCGGTGTGGTCATCACCAGCGCGAAGAAGACCTTCTTCGCCGGTGGCGATCTCAAGGGCATGATGGATATCGGCCCGGACGATACTGCTGAGGCATTCGAGATGGTCGAGACCATCAAGGCTGACCTGCGCAAGCTGGAGACCCTGCCCAAGCCCGTCGTCGCCGCCATCAACGGTGCGGCGCTGGGCGGCGGTCTGGAGATCGCGCTGACCACCAATCACCGCATCGCCGCGGACGTCAAGGGCAGCCAGATCGGCCTGCCCGAGGTCACCCTGGGCCTGCTGCCCGGCGGTGGCGGTGTCGCCCGCACCGTGCGGATGTTCGGTATCCAGAAGGCCTTCATGGAGATCCTGAGCCAGGGCACCCGGTTCAGCCCGGCCAAGGCCAAGGACACCGGCCTGGTCGACGAGCTCGTCGGTTCGGTCGAGGAACTGGTACCCGCCGCCAAGGCTTGGATCAAGGCCAACCCCGAGGCCCACACCCAGCCGTGGGACGTCAAGGGCTACAAGATGCCCGGCGGCACCCCGTCGAGCCCGGCGCTCGCCGCGATCCTGCCGTCGTTCCCGGCACTGCTGCGCAAGCAGCTCAAGGGCGCCCCGATGCCCGCACCGCGGGCCATCCTGGACGCCGCTGTCGAGGGTGCGCAGGTCGACTTCGACACTGCGAGCCGCATCGAGAGCCGCTACTTCGTCCAGCTGGTCACCGGCCAGACCGCCAAGAACATGATTCAGGCGTTCTTCCTGGACCTGCAGGCCATCAATGGCGGCGCATCGCGGCCCGAGGGCATCGCCAAGCAGGAGATCAAGAAGATCGGTGTGCTGGGCGCGGGCATGATGGGCGCCGGTATCGCCTACGTGTCGGCGAAGGCCGGCTATGACGTCGTGCTCAAGGACGTCACGCAGGAAGCCGCTGACAAGGGCAAGGCGTACTCGGAGGCCATCGAGGCCAAGGCGCTCAAGCGTGGCAAGACCACCGAAGAGAAGTCGGCCGCGCTGCTGGCGAAGATCACCCCGACCGCCGATCCGCAGGATCTCAAGGGCGTCGACTTCGTGATCGAGGCCGTGTTCGAGAACCAGGAACTCAAGCACAAGGTGTTCCAGGAGATCGAGGACATCGTCGAGCCCAACGCACTGCTCGGCTCGAACACCTCCACGCTGCCGATCACCGGTCTGGCGACCGGCGTGAAGCGCCAGGAGGACTTCATCGGCATCCACTTCTTCTCACCCGTCGACAAGATGCCGCTGGTGGAGATCATCAAGGGCGAGAAGACCTCTGACGAGGCGCTGGCCCGGGTGTTCGACTACACCCTGGCGATCCGCAAGACCCCGATCGTGGTCAACGACAGCCGCGGCTTCTTCACCAGCCGCGTGATCGGCACCTTCGTCAACGAGGCGCTGGCCATGCTGGGCGAGGGCGTTGCGCCCGCGTCGATCGAGCAGGCGGGTTCGCAGGCCGGTTACCCGGCGGCACCCCTGCAGCTGTCGGATGAGCTGAACCTGGAGCTCATGCACAAGATCGCCCTTGCCACCAAGGAAGGCATCGAGGCCGCCGGCGGCACCTACGAGAAGCAGATGAACGAGGTCGTCGTCGAGAAGATGATCGAGCTCGGTCGCCCGTCGCGCCTGAAGGGTGCGGGCTTCTACGAGTACGTCGACGGTAAGCGCGTCGGCCTGTGGCCGGGGCTGAAGGAGACCTTCAACTCGGGTTCGGTCGAGCTGCCGCTGCAGGACATGATCGACCGCATGCTGTTCGCCGAGGCACTGGAGACCCAGAAGTGCATCGACGAGGGCGTGCTCACCTCGACCGCTGACGCGAACATCGGCTCGATCATGGGTATCGGCTTCCCGCCGTACACCGGTGGTTCGGCGCAGTTCATCGTCGGCTACGAGGGTGCCGGTGGAGTCGGCAAGGCGGCGTTCGTCGCCCGCGCCAAGGAACTGGCCGCCCGCTACGGCGACCGCTTCCTGCCCCCGGCCTCGCTGGAGAGCTAAGCCAGAACGTCAAAAGCCCCCGGCGCAAGTCGGGGGCTTTTGCGTACCTGGGTGTTGAAATTGCACTCAGGGCTGTCGATCTCGGCATTCCACGACCCTGTGTGCAATCTCAACCGGGATTCGAGTACACCCGGGTGGGTGAGATCAGCACCGCGGTGCGACGCTCTTCGCGCATGACGCGGTCGTAGGTGTCCCAGTCGTCGTGAGTACCGCCCGCAGCTTCGAAGATCGCGCGCAACAGCAGGCGCAACGTCTCGGCGTCGGTGCCGGATTCGGGGTCGTCGGGCCCGATGATCTCGGCGGTGCCCTCGACCGTCACCCACTGCCAGCCGGAGCGGGCGACGACGGTGGCCCGGGGATCGGCGCGCAGGTGCTGGAGCTTTCGCGCCCCGCCGATGGCGACGAGGGCAACCACCGGTTCAGTGGTCCGCGGGTGCGCCATCACGCCCGCATTCACCACTGAGGACTGGATGCTGCCGTCGCGACGCAGGGTGCTCAGCACACAGAGCCCGTGGTCGCGGGACAGCATGCCGGCGAACTCGGAGACTTCGGTTCCCATCAGGCACCTCAATCCGCCACGTCGAACGCGGCATGGACTTTCGTCGGTTTGACCCGCACCACGAGTTCCCCCGGCACCCCGTTGCGCCGGCCGAATTCCTTGGCGCGGTCGGCGCCCATGTAGCGGCCGCCGGTGCGGGTGGCGATGTCGAGAAGCTCGCCGGGATCCTCGCTGATCGACGCGACGCCCTGGATCTGGACGAACCCATACGGCGGGTTGGAATCGTCGACGCACAGCACCACGCGCGGATCGCGGGCCAGAGCGTGTCCTTTGGCGGTGTCCTTGCCGGTGTTGAAGACCAGTTCGCCGTCATCCACCACGAACCACACGGGCGCCGCCAACGGCCGGCCGTCCGCCGCAACCCAACCCATCACCGCGGTGCGGCTGCCTTCGGACAGGAACGCGATCACATCGTCGGAGAGTTCGCCCATGCGGCCACGCTACGCCCGCTTGCGCGTGCCGATCACGGAAGCGTGGCGGGCCAGGTGGGCAGCGGCATCGTGTCGTAAAGCCGCACGCCCTTCGTGTTGAGCCGGGCGAGTGACTGGACCAATCCGAGCGGCAGCAGCGAGATCACCTGCCCGGCACCCACGAGTGCGCGGATGCCCCAACCGCTCATGGGGACCACGGTTCTCGCATTCACGCGGGCCAGCTTTCGGCTGCTTTGAACGGGCGCGAGCATCGTGCGTTCGTAGTTGGCGAAAGCCGCGGCGTAATCGTCACCGGCCCGGACCATCTCGGCGGCCAGGACGTAGGCGCCGTACACCGCGAGGCTGGTGCTGCCGCCGACGGCGGGTCCGGGGCAGTAGCCCGCATCCCCGACGAGGGTCACCCGTCCGCGCGACCATGTCGTCATCTCCAGCTGCGTGATGGCGTCGAAGTAGAACGTCGGCGTCCGCGGCACCTCGTCGAGCCAGCCGTCCACTTCGGAACTCATGTGCTCGAACGCGGCGCGCAGTTGCGCCTTTTGACGGTCCGCATCGCGGTAGTCGTAATCCAGCGGCCGGCTGGGGCGGAAGATGTACACCGCGCGGGCGTCGTCGAGATGGTCGGCGGTGTAGATCCCGGCCATGTGGCCCGGTTTGAAGTAGCCGGTCATCTCGCCGTCACGGGCCAGGGTTTTCGGTACCGATACCACCGACAGATAGCCGCCGAGGAAGCTCTCGGAAACGTTGTCGCCGAACGTCAGGCGGCGCACACCGGAGTGCAGCCCGTCGGCTCCCACCACGACGTCGAAGCGCCGGGGTGCGTTGTGCTCGAACGTCACGTCCCCATCGGGCGAGATCGAGGTGATGGTGTCCCCGAACAGATACTCGACGTCGTCACGGGCGGCTTGAAAATAGATCTCGCTGAGATCATCTCGCATGATCTCGACGTGCCGGTCGGACATGGCGCCGATGATCTTGAGGTAGTCGAGGCGAGCGGGGCGGGACGCACCCGGCCGATGGATAACCATCTCGGTGGTCCCGGTGGCGTGCGCCTCGATATCGGACAGCACGCCCATGCGTTCGGAGATCTCCATGGCGGGCCGGAACAGGTCGACGGCGTGGCCACCGGTCTTGCGCAGCGCGGGCGAGCGTTCGACCACGGTGACGTCGAAGCCATGTCGAGACAGCCAATAGGCGAGAACCGGCCCGGCGATGCTGGCGCCGGAGATGAGTACTTTCATGTTGCCCCCTTACTTAACGGTCGGTAAGTGCTTCGTTCGTCAGCTTACCGACCGTTAAGTAAGTTAGGGTGGCTACGTGGTCAAGCCTGCATTGGATACCCGGCAACGCATCCAGGATGTGGCGCGTGAACTGTTCGCCGAGAAGGGCGTGGTCCGCACCAGTCTGCAGGACATCGCCGACCGCCTCGGCATCACCAAACCCGCGTTGTACTACCACTTCCGGTCACGCGAGGAGCTGGTCCGCAGCATTCTGCAACCTCTCATCGACGAGGGTGAGGCCTTCATCGCGGAGCAGGAACGCAAACGCGGGGCGGCCCGGTCCACCGCCCGAGAACTTCTGGAGGGCTACTTCGACTTTCATTACCGGCACCGCGCCGACCTCATCCTGATCGTTTCCGAGCTGACCACCTTGGTTGATCTGGGATTGATCGACCAACTGCTGGCCTGGCGGGCCCGGCTCGGGGTGCTGGTGTTCGGCCGCAACCCGACCCTCGAACAATCGACCCGCGCCGTCATCGCGTTCGGTGGGCTGCAGGACTGCTGCCTGCAGTTCCCCGATGTCCCCGGCGAGCAGTTGCGCACCGCCACGGTCGACGGAGCGATGGCTGCGCTCGGGTTGTGAATCAGCCGAGATTGCCGACGAGCTGGTCGACGACTGCGGTGACGATGTTCGCCGGTGCCGTCGAGGAGGCTCCCACGATCGCGGTGCCTGCCGGCCGTTGCTTCCTGGCTCCCGCGGGTGTATCGGATCGTTTCTAGGCTCGATGACACGAACTCTGTTGTGGCAGAACCGATGTGAAGTATCTGCAGGATTTCCTGCGGGTTGTTGCCGTGGGACGTAAGGCCGCGCGGAGTAACCGCTGCGAGTCCTAGACGGTCCGTTCGAACAGATAATGCCGCGCGGGGTTCTTCCCGTTGTGATCCATCGCGGGCTCATCCCCGCTGGAAATCAGCTTCCAGCGGGCGCCGAAGAGTCGTTGCACTTCCTCGAACCCTATGCCGGGCACACCCATCGATGCGCCCGGGATGAACGCCACGATCAGCAGTTGTGCATCGGGGGAGGCAACCGCGCTGACCTCCCGGACGTAGGCGTCACGGTCGTCGGCGTCCATGCCGTGCAGACAGCCACTGTCGATGATGAGATCGAAACCGTCCCCGATGCCCGACCAGCTCAGTTGTGTCACATCGGCTTTGGCGAAGACCGCCGGCAGTCCGGTGGCCTTGGCGCGCGCTTTCTTCAATGGCTTGGCCACGTAGTCCACACCGGTGACCCGCCATCCGTGTCTGGCCAGGTACACCGCGTTGTCCCCGGTGCCGCACCCGAGATCGAGTGCGGTTCCGGGCGGCAACGGGTGTGTGGTGCCTTCGACGAGCATCGTCAGGCTGTGCGCCAACGGGTGGCCGTCCCAGGGGGTGAACCCCAGCCGGTAGAGCCACCGGAACAAGCGTTGGCGCGAGCTCACGGAGCTAGAGCGCTCCGAGGTCGGAGGACAGCCAGTGCTCGGGCTTGAGGAACACCGCGACGCTCTCGCCGTGCTCGCGGCGGGCGAACTCCAGATACGGTTCCACCTTCTCGGGAGCCAGATAGCGCTTGGTCATCTCGATGAGCTGCTCGTCGGTGCCCGGCTCGATGCGGTCGACCGCGCCGTCGACGGCCACGTAGCGCACCGTCGGCTCAAGCCGCTCGACCATCAATGACAGATGTCCGGCCGCCTCGATCAGCCGGTGCTTGCGCGACCCCGCCCCGGTCGAGAACCACGGCTGCCCACCGGGGGTGTACTGGTACCAGATCGGCACGGTCAGCGGACCGCGTTTGTCGCCTGCAAACACCGACAACGCGGCGATGTGTGGTTCGGCCAGAAACTGTTCGCGTTCTTCTTTGGATAGGGGCATGAAATCGAGGCTAGCCTCGTGCCGCGACACGCGCCTGCGTCGTAGAGTCGGGGGTCATGCGCTTCGGACTTTTCATCCCGCAGGGTTGGCGGCTCGACCTCGTAGACATTCCCGCTGAGAAGCACTGGTCGGTGATGCGTGACCTGGCCGCCTACGCCGACGCGGGTGCCTGGGACTCGCTGTGGGTGTACGACCACTTCCACACCGTTCCGGTGCCGACCGACGAGGCCACCCATGAGGCCTGGTCGCTGATGGCTGCGTACGCGGCGACGACGTCCCGCATCAAACTCGGCCAGATGTGCACCGCGATGTCCTACCGCAACCCCGCCTATCTGGCGAAAGTCGCCGCCACCACCGACATCATCTCGGGTGGCCGGGTGCAGATGGGCATCGGTGGCGGCTGGTACGAACACGAGTGGCGTGCCTACGGCTACGGATTCCCGTCGGCCGGGGTGCGGCTGGGCCGGCTCGACGAGGGCGTGCAGATCATGCGAGACGCCTGGCGTGACGGGCGGGTCAGCTTCGACGGCAAGCACTATCAGGTCGACGGCGCCATCGTTGCCCCGAAGCCACTGCAGGACAACGGTATTCCGATGTGGATCGCCGGCGGTGGGGAGAAGGTCACGCTGCGCATCGCGGCCAAGTATGCGCAGTACACCAACTTCACGTCCGAGCCCGAGGGATTCGCGCACAAGTCGGAGGTGCTCGCCGGCCACTGCCGTGACGTCGGTACCGACTACGACGCGATCGTGCGGTCGGCCAACTTCAACGCCGTCATCGGCGCATCCGAGGCCGACGTCGCCGCGCGCGTCGCACGGTTGCGGGCCCGGCAGGCGCCGGTGGCCGGGGAGGCCGCCGTCGATGCCATGCTGGCCAACGTCACCGCACCCGAATCGGCCAGTGGCACTACCGAACAGGTCATCGAGAAGCTTCAGCGGATGCGGGATCTGGGCTGCGAGTACGCCATCCTGTACTTCCCCGAGGCTGCGTACGACCGGTCCGGTATCGAGTTGTTCGAGCGCGAGGTCATCCCGGCACTGGGCTGACCTGATAGAACGCGATGTGCCAGCCGGCATTGCCAGTCAAAGGCATTGCTGCCGGGCTGAGCACCAATACGATAAGCGAAACCCGGCAGGCTGGCATCGAACGGGACAACCGGGGTGAGAATGCCCCGGCAACCGCACCCACGAGATAGCCGACGTAGTTGGCGGTGGCCAGGTGTCCGGCCGCCTGCGGGTTGAGGCCTGCGTGCGCGGTCATCAACGGCAGGATCGGGGTGTAGACGAAGCGTCCGATCCCCATCGCGGCGGCTAGCACGGCGGCCGTGCGGACGACGTGCATCCAGGGGGCTGTGGGCATTGTCCGATGATGCGTCAGGTGTGGCGGCACCTGCCACATCCAATTGTCTTGCAGCTGTGAGGTTCAACCTCCCACTCCGGGTGGGTCAGTTCGTCATTGCGTGCCGTGATCCGCGTCGTGCACCTGAACGCAGCAGTGCCCGGGACGTGGATTGAGTTCTGCCTTTGCAGTGTTCGATGAACTGGCGGCGATCGCGCCCCGGATCAGTTCCAGATTCAACCCACACACCACGTCGAGGTGATCACGGGCCACCGCGTGAAACGGGCAGTTCCGCAGCGAGATTCCCCCGTCCGGTTCTGTGCGGGGTAGGTATCCGCAGCCGCGCAGGGCATCGATCAAATCGCCGCCTGCGTCGTGAGCCGCCCGGGTACCCGCATCGCGCGCGGCCTGCTCGACCACCGCTCGCACCGCACCGTCGGTGTCCTGTTCGATCGAGGCCACGAGTATTCCGGCGAGCAACTGGTAGTCGCGTGGCGGCACGCTGATGGCCAGCTCACGTTCGGCCAGGCTGTACAGCTTGGCGGGCCGTCCGGCGCCGGGGCCCGATCGTCCGTCGGGTCGCTGGTAGGTGACCGCAAGGAGTTCGGCATCGGCGAGCTTGTCCAGGTGGTAGGCCGCCAGGGTGCGTCCGATCCCGGTTGTTGCCGCGGCGTCCTCGCGGGAAACCGGCTCGTCGCTGTCGGCGACCACTTGGTAGAGCCGGCGGCGCAACGGGTCATCGAGCGTGCTCAGGGCTGACATGGCCGCCGGGTCGGCAGGCCGGGAGAACATCACCCCATTCTAACACCAAAAACTCTTGACAAAATCTGCGAGCGGGGTCGATTCTAAAAATATCGAAGTTTATTTTTAGAAAGGAAAGGTCATGACCACCTCAAATGTTGGTATCGGTCAATCTGCCGGTTGGGCGGCCGCGGTTGAGCGGGCCCGCACGGACCCGGCGTACGGGGCCTACGCGTTGCTGCGGTTCGGCTTTACCGTGTTGCCCATCGTGTTCGGGATCGACAAGTTCACCGACCTGTTGACCAACTGGGACGGCTATCTGGCGCCGTGGATCGCCGATCTCAGCCCGTTCGGGGCGCACTCGACCATGCTCGTGGTGGGAGTGATCGAGATCGTGGCCGGCGTGGCAGTGGCCGTCAAGCCGAGATATGCGGCCTACATCGTCGCTGCCTGGCTTGCCGGGATCATCGTGAACCTGCTGAGCTATTCCGGTTTCTACGATATTGCGCTGCGCGATTTCGGGCTGCTGCTGGCGGCGCTGACCCTTGCCCGGTTGGCCTCGGTCTATGACCCGTCCTGGCATCGTGCCGGCACGCATTGATGGCGCCCGCGCCGAACGGCCGTCAAACGTACATCGCATGACTGGCAGATGACCGGAGAAGGTATGTCGGCTGAAAAGTCCGGTGGATTGGAGCAGAAATGTGCTCCATGATCCCCACGTGACGCTGACATCACGGGAATTCGGGACCGGACGCGTATCCGCCCCAACGGTCGGGGCCGGCGTGGCCGCGGTGTTCAACCCCCGGCCGCGCGTGGCCTCCCGCGCGGCTGACTCGGTTGACTGTTCCAGGCCTGTGCACAGCGCTGACATCGCTCAATCGCGCCTGTTCGAGGAGATTCTGCTCGGTGAAATCGTCGAGCTGCGAGACCATCTCGCCGCTACTGAACTCCGGTGGCGGCAGCTTCGGGAACGCAGCCGGGTGGCCGATGCGCCGATGCCGGAAGCGCTCGTCCGGCTGCACGCGCGCATCGCCGAGGCCGAACGGTTGCTCGTCCAACTGCGGTGCCGCTTCGGCTACGACGGAGATTCACTCCGGGTGATTTGAAGAATTCGATGACGCACTTGCCGGCGGCGAGCGGTCCGATCCCACACTGTCCCTGTCAATACCAGTATCGACAGGGCCGGGCCGGCGGCTCAATTGGCGGAATTGGCGACCGGTGCAGGGCGGTTGTTGGGTCCATCGATGACTACACCCCAGTTGAAAGGACCCCGCAATGTCCATCATCCGATTCCACGAGACGACCACTGCCACAGCCGAACAGTTCGTCGCCGGGCTCACCGATTTCGGGCCCGGTAGATCGCAGCTCTTCAAGAACAGCGCCGACGGGTACCTCAAGGTGCACATCTTCCGCGCTGAACCGGGAAGCGACTCAGCTGCCCGACTGGGCGATTGCGCCTGCTCTAGTGGTGCCCAAGCACGATCATTTGATGTGTCGGTGCTTCGTGGTCCCGCGCCATCTGGCCGTCGGTTACCGAGCCGGCCAGGTGGTGCGGGGTGCAGGACCCGCGGGCGGCTGCGGCTTCAGGTTCGCACCGGGCTGCGTGCCGTTCTGTGCCGCGGCCAGGCACGTTCCGAGCCGGCCGGGAATGCAGGGTGCGGTTCCGCCCGTGCTTCGCGGCGTGCCGATGATGTTCCGGTCGGTCGTCGACCAGCACATTCCGGTGCGGGGATCCAACTGTTGGTTGGCGGCGCACGCCGCGTATGCCGGTGGAGCGGTGATGACCGGGCCTGACAGGAACAGCACGAAGCCGACCAGTGCCAACAGCAGCGTGGAAGCTTTGATTCGGGTCATTCTCAGGGTCTCCATCATTTGCGGATGTGACCGCGGCCGGGCGCTAGGCGGCGGTAATCGTCGTGCGGTCATTGATCCACTGCATGGCGTCGAGCACGATCTGTGAATCGCTCTCCATCGCCGTGCCGTTCAGTTGGACGACGAAGAGTGCATCCGGACCGGGCACCACAACCGTTTTCTGGGCGACGAAACGCGTTTTGCCGTCATGGAGGTACGTTCCGGCGTAGTCAACGGAATTGAACCCGCCGATGGTGCGCTCGGTGGCCTCACCGCGCGGTTTGAAATCAGGCATGTTGTCCAAAAGTCCCGACGCATATTCGAGCACTTCGGGGGCCTCCACGTCGCCGGTGAGTTTGTTGGCGATCGCGGTAATGGTGGGGGGATCCGCGGCATCCCGGGGTTGGTCGTAGACGATGGCTCCGAAGGCCCAATCCGGTATCTCGGTGGCCAAGCTCCAGTTCTCGGGGAGGGCGAGGTCGAAGGTCGGGGCCCCGGGATCGCCTGGCGCGAAAGGAACTTCGGCGATGTTGTGCTCGACGATATAGTCATGCAGGGTTTCGTCGAGACCGTCCTCCAGCTTGGGCGGTTGATCCTGCACGGCGGTCACCGCTGTCGATTCGGAGGTTGAGGATTTCTGTTCGCCGGACGGTCCACAACCCGCGACAGCGAAACTGAGGGACGCGGCCATCAGGCCGGTCGTTGTCGCCACCAACATTTTTCTCATGGGATCGGTTCCCTTTTCGTCGTGGTAAGGCTCGAGTCGAGAGTATCGGCACCGGTGTTGCGTGAGCGTGTTTGCGCGGAATTTGATTTGCGAACTCGGAAACGGATCGGCGTCGTGGTATCGCCGTCCGGGCGGACGCGGGCTACGCGACGGGGGCGATAGTCTGCCAAGGGGTCACAAAACCGGTCGCCGGACCGGCTTCGTCAGCCCGACCCCGTCGGAAGGGAATGCACCGCCATGGAGAAGATCTCGCTCACCGCGATTGCCCGTCAACAGTTGAGCTCCGCCCGTGCGGCCAGCAGTGGACGCAGTGCAACCACGGTCTACGGCGGGCATGAGCACCAGTTGCGTCAGACGGTGATCGCTCTCAAAGGTGACACCGGTCTCGACGAGCACGAGAGCCCGGGCGAGGCGACCCTGCAGGTGATCGAGGGCCGGGTGAAGCTGGCCACGGCCGAGGCCAGTTGGGAAGGATCGCCGGGCGATCACATCGTGATCCCGCGTACCCGCCACAGCCTGCATGCACTCGAGGATTCGGTGGTGCTGTTGACCGTGGTGAAGCCACACGCCTAGATCGTTAGATGGGGGGGCCGAGCAGGTCGTCGGCGTCCTTGATGACGTAGCCGTAGCCCTGCTCGGCCAGGAAGCGCTGGCGGTGTGCGGCGTACTCGGCGTCCAACGAATCGCGTGACACCACGGAGTAGAACACCGCACCGCCGCCGTTGGCCTTCGGACGCAGCAGCCGGCCCAGGCGCTGTGCCTCTTCCTGGCGGGAGCCGAAGGTGCCTGAAACCTGAACGGCGACAGATGCTTCCGGCAGGTCGATGGAGAAGTTCGCCACCTTGCTGACCACCAGCGTGGAGATCTCGCCGCGGCGGAATGCGTCGAAGAGGGCCTCGCGCTCGGAGTTCTTCGTCGACCCCTGGATCACCGGGGCATCCAGCTCCTGGCCGAGTTCTTCGAGCTGATCCAGGTAGGCGCCGATCACCAGCGTCGGCTCGCCGGGGTGACGTTCCAGGATCGATCGGACCACCGCGATCTTGGTGTGCACCGTCGAGCACAGTTTGTAGCGTTCCTCGGGCTCGGCGGTGGCGTAGAGCATCCGCTCGTTGTCGGTCATCGTGACCCGGACCTCGATGCACTCGGCGGGCGCGATCCAGCCCTGGGCTTCGATGTCCTTCCACGGCGCGTCGTAGCGTTTCGGCCCGATCAGGGAGAACACGTCGCCTTCGCGGCCGTCTTCGCGGATCAGGGTCGCCGTCAGGCCCAGTCGCCGCCGGGACTGCAGATCGGCGGTCATCCGGAACACCGGTGCCGGCAGCAGGTGCACCTCGTCGTAGATGATCAGCCCCCAGTCACGGGTGTCGAAGATCTCCAGATGCTTGTACTCGCCCTTGGTGCGGCGGGTGATCACCTGGTACGTCGCGATGGTGACCGGCCGGATCTCCTTCTTCTCACCCGAGTACTCGCCGATCTCGTCCTCGGTCAGCGAGGTGCGGGCCACCAGTTCGCGCTTCCACTGCCGCCCGGCCACCGTGTTGGTGACCAGGATCAGCGTCGTCGCGCCGGCCTTGGCCATCGCGGCCGCTCCGACCAGGGTCTTGCCGGCGCCGCACGGCAGCACCACCACGCCGGAGCCGCCCGCCCAGAACGAATCGGTGGCCATCTGCTGGTAGTCGCGCAGCTCCCAGCCGTCCTGGGCCAGGGCGATCGGATGGGCCTCGCCGTCGACGTAGCCGGCCAGGTCCTCGGCGGGCCAGCCGATCTTGAGCAGCATCTGCTTGATGTGACCGCGCTCGCTGGCATGCACCACGACGGTGTCGTCGTCGAGGCGCGCGCCGAGCATCGGGGCGATCTTCTTGTGCCGCAGCACCTCGGT
Coding sequences within:
- a CDS encoding DNA repair helicase XPB; its protein translation is MTDGPLIVQSDKTVLLEVDHEQAGAARAAIAPFAELERAPEHVHTYRITPLALWNARAAGHDAEQVVDALVSFSRYPVPQPLLVDVVDTMGRYGRLQLVKSPVHGLVLVSLDRAVLTEVLRHKKIAPMLGARLDDDTVVVHASERGHIKQMLLKIGWPAEDLAGYVDGEAHPIALAQDGWELRDYQQMATDSFWAGGSGVVVLPCGAGKTLVGAAAMAKAGATTLILVTNTVAGRQWKRELVARTSLTEDEIGEYSGEKKEIRPVTIATYQVITRRTKGEYKHLEIFDTRDWGLIIYDEVHLLPAPVFRMTADLQSRRRLGLTATLIREDGREGDVFSLIGPKRYDAPWKDIEAQGWIAPAECIEVRVTMTDNERMLYATAEPEERYKLCSTVHTKIAVVRSILERHPGEPTLVIGAYLDQLEELGQELDAPVIQGSTKNSEREALFDAFRRGEISTLVVSKVANFSIDLPEASVAVQVSGTFGSRQEEAQRLGRLLRPKANGGGAVFYSVVSRDSLDAEYAAHRQRFLAEQGYGYVIKDADDLLGPPI